In Candidatus Methanomethylophilaceae archaeon, the following proteins share a genomic window:
- a CDS encoding DUF368 domain-containing protein produces the protein MKDWTTAAVGALVGIVSALPGASGSTMLVIFGLYERVILAVSSIRRLIADIRFMAVVAVGIMVGLFACSVFLDYVILKWEMPAMFFFGILILCQIPDVKAMEGRSEPAGKTWWIAFAIGFAAILALLPIRGTGSTEPSMMAMLLIGAIYAVATVLPGVSGSTVLVALGLYDAFLAAVSGLNLVYLAPMIAGALVTAILLTKAIRICLDRHRTTSFGAIMGLTVGSMATVLISACAMVSDADDILLAIAGIAIGFAAGYALRRLAIRYRKEGIDGSGDRD, from the coding sequence ATGAAGGATTGGACGACGGCCGCGGTGGGAGCCCTGGTGGGTATCGTATCCGCCCTCCCCGGAGCCAGCGGATCCACGATGCTGGTCATATTCGGCCTCTATGAAAGGGTGATCCTGGCCGTATCCAGCATCAGGCGCCTCATCGCTGACATCCGTTTCATGGCCGTCGTCGCCGTGGGAATCATGGTCGGGCTGTTCGCATGCTCCGTTTTCCTGGACTACGTGATCCTCAAGTGGGAGATGCCGGCGATGTTCTTCTTCGGCATCCTCATCCTATGCCAGATCCCCGACGTCAAAGCTATGGAAGGCAGGTCCGAACCTGCGGGGAAAACATGGTGGATCGCGTTCGCCATAGGATTCGCCGCCATACTTGCGCTCCTGCCGATAAGAGGCACGGGAAGCACTGAGCCTTCGATGATGGCCATGCTTCTGATCGGAGCCATATACGCTGTCGCCACGGTGTTGCCGGGTGTGAGCGGATCCACCGTGCTGGTCGCCTTGGGGCTTTACGACGCATTCCTTGCGGCCGTCTCCGGGCTTAACCTCGTCTATCTGGCACCGATGATCGCAGGAGCCTTGGTGACAGCCATTCTTCTCACAAAAGCGATAAGAATATGCTTGGACAGGCACAGGACGACATCTTTCGGGGCCATCATGGGCCTCACGGTGGGTTCCATGGCCACCGTCCTCATAAGCGCCTGCGCAATGGTATCTGACGCCGACGATATTTTGCTGGCCATCGCCGGGATCGCGATAGGATTCGCCGCAGGATATGCCCTCAGACGTCTCGCCATCAGATACAGAAAAGAAGGGATCGACGGCAGCGGGGATAGGGATTGA
- a CDS encoding aspartate carbamoyltransferase regulatory subunit: MQTNPTVKEIKLAPIRNGTVIDHIACGQALNVMKILGVSENNIDSCISIGIHVPSTKETKWKDLIKIEDRELDSATVDKIALIAPDATISIIRDYYVAEKFTVHLDDHVSGLAKCSNPNCITNKGEPVSPEFTVVSRHPIQLRCCYCDRILTNISDNLL; the protein is encoded by the coding sequence ATGCAGACGAATCCTACTGTGAAAGAGATCAAACTTGCGCCCATCAGGAACGGCACCGTCATAGACCACATCGCCTGCGGCCAAGCGCTCAACGTGATGAAAATACTCGGCGTGAGCGAGAACAACATCGATTCATGCATCAGCATAGGGATCCATGTCCCCTCCACGAAAGAGACCAAGTGGAAGGACCTTATCAAGATAGAGGACAGAGAGCTGGATTCGGCTACCGTAGATAAGATCGCTCTCATCGCCCCTGATGCGACCATCTCCATCATCAGAGACTATTACGTCGCGGAAAAGTTCACCGTCCATCTGGACGACCACGTCAGCGGCCTGGCCAAATGCAGCAACCCCAATTGCATCACCAACAAGGGAGAGCCCGTATCGCCGGAGTTCACGGTCGTCAGCAGGCACCCCATCCAGCTAAGATGCTGCTACTGCGACAGGATATTGACGAACATATCCGACAACCTGCTGTGA
- the pyrB gene encoding aspartate carbamoyltransferase, translating into MDLYDKDVVSIRDFSKDQIEGILDLSQKMVPYALGDKTRRILDGKILGNLFFEPSTRTKLSFESAAYRLGCDVIDVSEMSMTSISKGETLADTIKMVDAYCDLIVLRHPYEGAARLAAKFSINPVINAGDGAGSHPTQTLLDLFTMREAKGTLDGLNIVLVGDLKYGRTVHSLADALTMFGAKITLVAPESLQMPDDIVAHLEEKGCHPRKTAVLEDVIDQADVLYVTRIQRERFPDPSEYSKVAGTYRIDNAILREAKNDMIVMHPLPRVGEIAPEVDETQHARYFKQAFNGVPVRMALLSAILGGEM; encoded by the coding sequence ATGGACCTCTACGACAAAGACGTTGTGTCAATCAGGGACTTCAGCAAGGACCAGATCGAAGGCATTCTGGACCTTTCCCAGAAGATGGTTCCGTATGCGCTCGGCGACAAGACAAGACGCATCCTAGACGGCAAGATCCTCGGCAACCTTTTCTTCGAGCCTTCCACCCGCACCAAACTCTCGTTCGAGAGTGCAGCGTACAGGCTTGGATGCGACGTCATAGACGTGTCCGAGATGTCCATGACCTCGATATCCAAGGGAGAAACCCTTGCGGACACCATAAAAATGGTGGATGCCTATTGCGACCTCATCGTCCTGAGGCATCCGTACGAGGGAGCCGCGAGATTGGCGGCCAAATTCTCGATAAACCCAGTCATCAACGCAGGGGACGGGGCCGGATCCCACCCGACCCAGACTCTTCTGGACCTTTTCACGATGAGGGAGGCGAAAGGCACCCTCGACGGCCTCAACATAGTTCTGGTGGGCGACCTGAAATACGGCAGGACCGTCCATTCCCTGGCCGACGCTCTCACCATGTTCGGCGCCAAAATCACCTTGGTAGCGCCGGAAAGCCTCCAGATGCCCGACGACATAGTCGCCCATCTTGAAGAGAAAGGCTGCCATCCCCGCAAGACCGCCGTGCTGGAAGACGTCATAGACCAGGCAGACGTCCTTTATGTGACGAGGATACAGAGGGAAAGGTTCCCCGACCCGTCGGAATACAGCAAAGTTGCCGGCACCTACAGGATCGACAACGCGATCCTCAGGGAAGCAAAGAACGACATGATCGTCATGCACCCGCTTCCCAGGGTCGGAGAGATAGCGCCGGAAGTGGATGAAACACAGCATGCAAGATATTTCAAGCAGGCATTCAACGGGGTCCCCGTGAGAATGGCCCTTCTCAGCGCCATTTTGGGAGGTGAGATGTGA
- a CDS encoding DUF92 domain-containing protein, giving the protein MDAISLATLAVALSTLLSLAALKTGCLTKDGAAASLLVGSFTGIFGSLEAFILMTIFTVTGFAATWNGLSDKKKRGLQEGKKGERTWKNVAGVGIPPCAIVLINAIWPMEPTLFFVAFISTMTVAGADTIASEIGIRDREVFLITNFKKVSPGTNGGISLLGTAVSTAASLAIAVLGWLIMAHTLDWVLIIPFVAGVFGNFMDSVLGATLEDRGIISKYANNCVTALMGAAFGAGACIAAGYA; this is encoded by the coding sequence ATGGATGCCATATCGTTAGCGACATTGGCGGTGGCTCTCTCAACCCTGCTGTCCCTCGCAGCGCTCAAAACCGGCTGCCTGACCAAAGATGGGGCGGCAGCCTCGTTACTGGTCGGATCGTTCACAGGAATATTCGGTTCTCTGGAAGCGTTCATCCTGATGACGATATTCACCGTCACCGGATTCGCAGCGACATGGAACGGGCTTTCCGATAAGAAGAAACGTGGCCTCCAAGAGGGAAAGAAAGGCGAGCGGACATGGAAGAACGTAGCCGGGGTAGGCATCCCGCCGTGCGCGATAGTCCTGATCAACGCCATCTGGCCGATGGAGCCGACGCTTTTCTTCGTGGCGTTCATATCCACCATGACTGTCGCCGGGGCCGACACGATAGCATCGGAGATAGGCATCCGCGACAGGGAAGTCTTCCTGATCACCAATTTCAAGAAGGTATCGCCGGGAACCAACGGGGGCATATCGCTGCTGGGAACTGCCGTATCCACAGCCGCATCTCTGGCCATAGCTGTTCTGGGATGGCTCATAATGGCCCACACTCTCGACTGGGTACTCATCATCCCATTCGTCGCAGGGGTATTCGGGAACTTCATGGACAGCGTTCTGGGTGCCACGCTGGAAGATCGCGGTATAATCTCTAAATACGCGAACAACTGCGTCACGGCGCTCATGGGAGCCGCCTTCGGAGCCGGCGCATGCATAGCCGCGGGATATGCCTGA
- a CDS encoding AAA family ATPase, which translates to MRIIVVAGMPGSGKEELLKVARSMGFDFVRMGDVVRESYAESRAESEGLSVGEFAARERERYGKDVWAERSVKRMSGDLFFVDGCRSMDEVRSFRRVSDDVLIVAIHAPRSERFRRLVNRNREDAPRDEKEFDARDNLEIGWGIAEVIALSEHMLVNDSDLETFHKNARTLLESLR; encoded by the coding sequence ATGAGAATCATAGTCGTCGCAGGGATGCCCGGCTCCGGGAAAGAGGAGCTGCTGAAGGTAGCGCGCTCGATGGGATTCGATTTCGTCAGGATGGGCGACGTCGTCAGAGAATCCTACGCGGAATCCCGCGCGGAGTCCGAGGGGCTTTCCGTCGGAGAATTCGCCGCGAGAGAGAGGGAAAGGTATGGCAAGGACGTTTGGGCCGAGAGGTCGGTCAAACGCATGTCAGGCGATCTGTTCTTCGTCGACGGATGCAGGAGCATGGACGAGGTCCGCTCGTTCCGCCGCGTCTCGGATGACGTGCTCATAGTCGCCATACATGCCCCCAGAAGCGAGCGCTTCAGAAGGCTGGTGAACAGAAACAGGGAAGATGCTCCCCGCGATGAAAAGGAATTCGACGCACGCGATAACTTAGAGATCGGATGGGGCATCGCCGAGGTGATAGCTCTGTCCGAGCATATGCTGGTCAACGATTCCGACCTCGAAACCTTCCATAAAAACGCCCGCACGCTTTTGGAGAGCCTCAGATGA
- a CDS encoding deoxynucleoside kinase: protein MTWYVVDGMDGCGKTTCADFLRDKLESEGRRVFMVSHPDTSCLAGKLEYGYLHKEGKLAKILSTVFFILDAVNSIFRMRIHSKRYDDFIFVRYLMSVAYLPDGIYKKAYGPITKLFPMPDEFILVDVDAETSMKRIMGRGEDLEAFENLEDLTHIREKMLSLSDGWHVIDNTLSLETVRSSISEIADSTLSKG, encoded by the coding sequence ATGACCTGGTATGTCGTGGATGGGATGGACGGATGCGGGAAGACGACCTGTGCCGATTTCCTCAGAGATAAATTGGAGTCCGAAGGCCGCAGGGTTTTCATGGTGTCGCATCCCGACACATCCTGCCTGGCCGGGAAGCTGGAATACGGCTATCTACATAAAGAGGGGAAACTGGCCAAGATCCTTTCCACGGTGTTTTTCATCCTTGACGCGGTAAACTCCATATTCCGCATGAGAATCCACTCCAAAAGGTATGACGATTTCATCTTCGTCAGGTATCTGATGTCGGTCGCCTATCTTCCGGACGGGATTTACAAGAAAGCGTACGGCCCCATAACGAAGCTGTTTCCGATGCCGGACGAGTTCATCCTGGTGGACGTGGACGCGGAGACCTCGATGAAGCGCATCATGGGGCGCGGGGAGGATCTGGAAGCCTTCGAGAATTTGGAGGATCTCACACACATCCGCGAGAAAATGCTGTCCCTCTCGGACGGATGGCATGTGATCGACAATACCCTGAGTTTGGAGACGGTAAGGTCATCGATCTCTGAAATCGCCGATTCTACGCTTTCGAAGGGATGA
- a CDS encoding DUF5591 domain-containing protein, translating to MLDIVSRSQRGRVCEYSRGDCRITSPCAIKYVPGESVWIEAGGCGRTLHFMGSDIHLEGGLLTTASSGMGGISPSKDGIQVVRLPIPEDFVPDEDAEAVVVPNAYELRHDPRRAVDAVIRLREACGFGRILCMLGIAEPSTASILAYMGVDMFDASLPEAMGLSGIRQIPEADMVTGKDESEANVRELDAELEKVRAFIGCDRLRELVDQRSFSSPSSVALLRIYDRVGYAYAEEVCSTVGCRFCCNSTQALRRPDIRRYRDRMKSYRKPANKRILLLLPCSAKKPYHISKSHKAFSSAIHTAPHDTLVHEVIVTSPLGAVPRELDAIYPANAYDIPVTGEWKCEEKAMIREMIGDIIAQGYDKIICHLGEDSELVEGLADMEFTVVGDPTSPASLENLDKALRAAAEGMEPVDYLDDRNNQLRSVLEFQFGKEAADLLMDGNSYAIGKFPYWKLFRENPEKRSEKVQLGMMTPERGMLSLTLDGAKILAEKGFNTVEIMDFEMKGSLFAVGVLSADPRIRIGDEAIAVCGGEVRGVGVAMMCGREMADLKRGIAVKMRHRSK from the coding sequence ATGTTGGACATCGTCTCCCGGTCCCAGAGAGGCAGAGTTTGCGAATATTCCAGGGGAGACTGCCGTATCACGTCTCCTTGCGCCATAAAATACGTTCCAGGGGAATCCGTTTGGATCGAGGCGGGCGGATGCGGCAGGACGCTTCATTTCATGGGCTCCGATATCCACTTGGAAGGCGGACTTCTGACCACTGCGTCATCGGGGATGGGCGGCATTTCGCCCTCCAAGGACGGGATACAGGTCGTCAGGCTGCCGATCCCCGAAGATTTCGTTCCGGACGAGGATGCGGAAGCGGTCGTGGTCCCGAACGCGTATGAGCTGAGGCACGACCCCCGCCGCGCCGTCGATGCCGTCATCAGGCTGAGGGAGGCATGCGGCTTCGGCAGAATCCTGTGCATGCTGGGCATCGCGGAGCCGTCGACCGCCTCCATTCTCGCGTATATGGGAGTGGACATGTTCGACGCATCGCTGCCGGAGGCGATGGGGCTGAGCGGCATCAGGCAGATCCCGGAGGCCGACATGGTAACCGGCAAGGACGAATCCGAGGCGAACGTCCGTGAGCTGGATGCCGAGCTTGAGAAGGTGAGGGCGTTCATCGGATGCGACAGGCTAAGGGAGCTCGTCGACCAGAGGTCATTCTCATCCCCTTCTTCCGTCGCTCTCCTGAGGATATACGACAGGGTTGGATACGCCTACGCCGAGGAGGTCTGTTCCACCGTCGGATGCAGATTCTGCTGCAATTCTACCCAAGCCCTGAGAAGGCCCGACATCAGGAGGTACAGGGACAGGATGAAATCCTACAGGAAGCCGGCCAACAAGAGGATACTGCTTCTGCTGCCGTGCTCGGCGAAGAAACCCTATCATATCTCCAAATCACACAAGGCATTCTCGTCGGCGATACACACCGCTCCCCACGACACCCTCGTCCACGAGGTCATAGTCACGTCACCGTTGGGGGCCGTCCCGCGCGAATTGGATGCCATATACCCTGCCAACGCTTATGACATTCCTGTAACTGGAGAATGGAAATGCGAGGAGAAGGCGATGATAAGGGAGATGATCGGCGACATCATCGCCCAGGGATATGACAAGATAATATGCCATTTGGGGGAGGACAGCGAGCTGGTCGAGGGTCTGGCTGATATGGAATTCACTGTCGTCGGCGATCCCACTTCTCCGGCGTCGCTGGAGAATCTGGACAAAGCGCTCAGAGCCGCCGCGGAAGGCATGGAACCCGTCGATTATCTCGACGATCGCAACAACCAGCTCAGATCCGTTCTGGAATTCCAATTCGGAAAGGAGGCGGCAGACCTTCTGATGGACGGAAACTCCTATGCAATCGGCAAATTCCCTTATTGGAAGCTGTTCCGCGAGAACCCAGAGAAGCGTTCCGAGAAGGTGCAGCTGGGGATGATGACCCCGGAAAGAGGCATGCTCTCCCTTACGCTGGACGGGGCGAAGATCCTTGCGGAGAAAGGGTTCAACACTGTCGAGATCATGGATTTCGAGATGAAGGGCAGCCTGTTTGCCGTAGGAGTCTTATCGGCGGATCCGAGGATTCGCATAGGGGATGAGGCCATAGCGGTCTGCGGGGGCGAAGTCCGTGGAGTCGGCGTGGCGATGATGTGCGGCAGAGAGATGGCGGACCTGAAGAGAGGCATCGCCGTCAAAATGCGCCACAGATCGAAGTGA